Part of the Dyella sp. BiH032 genome is shown below.
TCACTGCAGCTTGCAGGACGCCCTTGCGCTGGAGCAGGCCAGGCGGGCCGCGCTGTGGCTGACGGTGAACAAGGATGAACTGACGCTTGGTCGCGAGCCGACCATTCGACTTGCGCCAGATATGAGCCTGGCTGAACTGGAAGAGTTCGGCCGTGCAGGCTGCGCGGTAAAAGTTGCGTCCGAGAACTTCGGAGAGCTCTGGTGGTGCGATCCGGAGGGCCGCCGCACTGAGCTGCAGGAGTTCTTGCTCTGGGCACGCGGCCACCGTCGGCCCGTGACCGTGTCACTGAGGTTCGCGCGACCCAGCGAACTCGGGCCAGACCAGCGTCAACCGTTGAATGTGGATTGAGTAGAGGAGCAGGAAATGGAAGGAATCGAGAACGGTACCTCCACGGCTTTAGAGGGGCGTCGCAGCATGATGTTGCTGCCGGAAAGGAAGGAGTCCGGACATGTCCAGGCGTAACGACAATGACAGTGCGTTGGAAGGCTTCGTCCTCGGCGTGTTCGGAATCGCCGCGATCGGCTACCTCTTTACCGTCCCGTTCCGCGCCGCCAAGCGTTGGGGTCTGAAGGGACTGCTGCTTTTCTCCAGCGTGCTCGCAACGGTCGCGTTCTGGTCGGTGCAGCTGGTGGATACGCCTGTCGATCTCGTGAGCCCGGACATTGCCCGGGCTGCGCCCACCAAATTGGGAGACGCGGTCGACCTGTTCTTCGCCGGCCTCAAGGATTTTCACTGGGGTTGGCTTCTCGGCGGACTATATTTGTTGACCGTGGTGGTCTTCCTCGTTGGAAGCAGGGCTCGCCCATACCACAGCACTGGCAAGACAACTGACGACCGCACCGCCGAAGGGTGACACGAGCTGTCATTAGGAATGTGGTCTTCAAAGAACAGGGAAAGGTGATGCGTTTGAAGTTGATCGCTTGGGTGCTATTCGCGGCGGGCGCCGTGGGAATGGGTGCCATCGCCTACCACCAGGATCGGCCGACTTACACGTTCGACAACCTCGACGACTGGGTGCACGGAGCGCTGATCGGTAAGCGGGCCTTCGATCAGGGCCTCCCCGTGAAAATCGCTGCGCTAAACGACGGCGCGGCGAGCGTCGACTTCGGCGACCTGGACCAGACGAGATGCCGAGCGGCGCTCAAAGTGTGGACGGACCAGCCGTCCCGGGTCGACGCGGTACAAGTGGATGGATTGGGCAAGCGCACTCCGATCGCATCGGCAGGGGACATGTGTCGCTCGAAGACGAACCGGGTCACCCTCCACCTGACGCGCGAAGAGTTCGCGAAGGTGCAGGCCCGCGACATCATCACCCACGAGATGGCTGAGGCGAGTAAGTGAGCCCGTCCCCATTGCGACTGGCCGTAGAAGGCATCCGATGGATCGACCGCGCAGTACCGGTGAGTACAGTGGTGCCGAAGCTTCACGACATGATCCTTGGAGGCATCTTGGTGATTCCAATCGTGTGGATCGTCTTGTGCGTCGTTGACCGTACGGCAACGACTCGGAAGGTCGAGGTGTTCCAAACGTGGGTCATGAGGGCCGCACGTCGAGACGATCGCACCTACCGGCTCCGTCTCGGACTGGCCGTCTTTGGACTCGTGTCCCTCTTTTCCCTGACTGTCCATGGCGTCAAGGGCATCGCCAACACCGACGACCTGATCCTGGCGGTAGCGTTCGCGGCCACTGCGATTCTGACCATGATCCTCACGTTCTTCATTCGCCAGTATCCAGCACTGCGCCTTGGCAACCGCGTGATCTCCCTTCGCAACGACGGTGGTGGGAACTGGAGCTTGCATGTGCGTCGAGCTGGTCCGTGGGGGTTCGTGATCAAGCGGATGCCCAAGCGCGCAAACAGCATCCGCACGGTCCACGCCGGCATGCAGGCCATGGAGCCCGTGCTTCTCTGCGCAGGGATTCATTCGATCTGGGCGACCACGCCCGATGCGTCGAAGCCGCCGCCGGCGCGAAAGGGACGCGAAGAAGAAGGGACGCCGGCGAACGGGATCCGGAAGAGCGATGTTGCAACCTATCGCGCCAAAACGGTTGCTTGGTGGTCGGGACGAATGCCGGCGTGGGACGTTTACACGCCGCGACCGAAACGGTGGAGCCTCTGGGCGTCCTTCTGGTTTGCCTTGGCCAGGGCTAAGTGTCCCCGGCGGCGCGTTGTTGAGCGGGGAGTCGCATTTCGCCTGAAGGCCGATAGCGCGCCAGTTTGTGAGCAGGCTTCGGTCTAACTTCGGACTGTCAGGCGTCCAGGTAGCGTGGCTGGAGATCTCATCTGATGCTGCCGAGGTAATGAAATGGGTTGGAACGCCGGATACAGGATTTTCGAGGCAACCGTCATTGGTGCTTACGATCTCGGAAAGCTCGACAAGGACATGCTCTCTGTCCTGATGCGACCGTACAGTGGCTCAGACATCGACAGCGGTGGAAGCTGCGACCTCCTTTCCAAAGACGGAAAGGGCGTTGAAGAAATCGTCATCGAGACGTGGGGCTTGGAAGTGCCAACCAAGCCTGAAAGCGCGTACGACGACGACCCTGACGCATGGGACGATTACCAAGAGAAGGTCTATGACCTGATGCGTAGCGTCACCACACATTTCAACTGGCAATGACGATCTGACGATGCCAGTGCCATGCGTGGTGTAAGCTGAGCCACGGTTGTGTGTCGCGTCGCGACGGACAACTGGTCCACTGCCAGAGCCCGTTCGGCAACAAGCCGAGCGGGCTTTTTTGGTTCTTGTAATGGAAAAGCGCGCAAAAGTGACGCGAAGTTTACGTCGAGCACATGGGCGCCAAAGTGGAAGTCTCTCCACTGGGACGACCACCATGACCGACAAGGCCCCCGTCATCACGTTCAAGAACCTCTCCGAGCATCGCGGCATGTCGGAGGAAACGATCTGCTACGAGGCGACGCTGCTCGTTGACGGTGTGCGTGCGGCGCGCGTCGAAAACAGCGGCAAGGGCGGCATGACGAGCATCTGGCCTGTCGATAACTCGGACAAGGTCAAGGCGCTGCTGCAGCGCGCGAAGGCCTTCGCGCTGACCCAGACGTGGGACTACGACGGTAAGCATGAGCCCTACGGCGATCTGGAGTCCTATATCGACGCGCTCGCGGCTGATGAGCTGAGCCGCAAGGATTTGGTGCGTCGATTCGGTCGCCAGATCAAGGATAAGGTCCTCGTCCTGATCGGTGGCGACATCTACACCTTCAAGTGCGCTTTCAACGACACGAACTGTGCTGCCATCAAGCGAAAGCACGGCGATAATGTGAAGATCCTCAACGCCATGCCGCGCGACGAAGCCATCAAGCTGTTCGTGGACACCGTGACGGCCGCGTCCAAGCGCGCCGCAGCACGAGCCTGACCGCTCGGCACCGTCAAAAGGAGTTCAAGGATGGCCGATGGTCGACAGAACCCACGCCGCCTCAGGGTCGCGCCACCGCCTGGCGGGCGCCGTCCTTCGGATTGGCGTGGCAGGGATATTGAAACGGCGGTGATACTTCACCTCAGCGGTGATTCCGTGCCCGTCGGGACTCTGGGCACGGTCATCTGCGGGAGCCACGGCGGATCCGGACTGACGATCCGCCTGGCCACGGGCGTCACCTGCGGCGGCATTACCCATGAGCACATAAGGCTCGCGCCCGCTCAGCGACGTGGAGCACTCTCGACCGACTGAGTAGCAGACGGAGTGCTCGGCGGGGCGCCGGTTAGCGCACTGCTGTCCGGCGTTTTGGCACGAGAGCAACGAGAAAGTACTTCCCGCGCGGGTAGGTCTGTCGAAAGCCTGCCTCGCGGGGCTTCCTATCCATGTTGTGCCACGGGTCCATCCATCCGCTCGGAGTCTTGAGCATGTAGTGGTGGGAGTCGCGGCTAGCGTCCTTGTCTCCGATGCACACAATGGTGCCGTTGGGGTACGAGGCGAGATCTCGCTCCTGCCAGTCTGCGACCACGTACTTTCCGTAGGTTTGCAGTGCAAGCGCAATGTCGTGCAGCTCCAGACCCTTGGGCTGGACATTGATCCCTGCCCCTTTTGTCGTCTCCAGACGTTCTTTCGCCTCCGCGTAGGGTGTACCTGTCAGCGACGCGACACACGCAACGCCGCATCCCCACTCATCGACGTTCTGGGATACCAAGCCGTACCGTTTGGCGGGTTTAGGGAGTCCGTTGTTCATGGTTGCGGATTCCGGTCTGACTGAAAACCAATTCCGGCGACCATTGAACGCCCCGCTGGTGCTGACCACGGGTGTCAGGGGCAGGCCACAGTGACTTGCTCAGGGGCGTGGCTTTGCCTTAGAGGATGGTCGCGGATTCTTCTTTGAGGCCGGACGAAGTTGCAGTGGAGGGGTGACGGTATTAGCCGACTCTTCCTTCATCTGTGCCAAGCAACGTTTGGCCCGCAAAATAAGTCGATCCATGCGCTCCATACGCCGCTTCTGCAAGAGCTTGTACCAGAGCGTCGCAACGGATAGGACGATCAGCTCATTATAAAAAAAGCCTAGGGACCACCAATTCGTCAGCAAGGAAATGAGGCTATAAAGAGCCGTAGCCATTCCCCAGAGCGAGACAGGAGCCACTACCGGATAGGCGTATTTGTCGGGCGTGGTCGGAAACCATCGGTAGGCCTTTCTGACGTCTTCGCCAAGGAGCCGGATGACCTGGGTACCGCGTGGTCCTGTGACGAGACTTTCGAGGAAATCCCGCACCTCATTCCCGCTAAACCAGATGGAGTTGCCGTACTCACCCCAGACCTGCAGGAGCATTTCGAGGTCTTGCTCAATTGAGCCTCGACGCAATCGCGTCTCGCGCTGGGCCGCAGCAATTTCGTCTGAGCGACTATCGTATTCAGCACGGGCTCGCGCTCTTTTTCCCTCTCTCCCTCCCTTGCAAGCGTCCGCAGGTATCCCTCCTGCAATCCCTGGTGATATGCCTCGGAATCCCCGCTAAAGATTCTTCCCAAAAGTGTCGGCCCGCCGTTTTCGCCGTCGCGCGCTCCCGTCCGCCGGTCCCAGCCCCTGTCACCCATATCAGCCTCTCGCCCTGTCTTCCTCAGCCGAAATGCTAGCGTCCTCCCGCTGGAAACGCATCAAGATCCGTTCTACGCCGGTAGTGGATTTGCCATGGTCGAACCTAGGGTTGGCTTACCGGCATGGAATGCGGAGCGCGGACGTCGACGGTCCGTTGTCAGGAAATTCCGAGCGTGCTATCAGGCAATGAGCCTAACGCCACCCGGTCAGCACCAGCGGTGAGTTCAGGTCAAACCGGCATTGGTATTCAGTCAGACCGGAATCCGCACATGGTTGTCCATACGTCGATAGCGGACCCCAAGTATATGCAGCCGGGATGATGCGCCACGCAGAACTGCCCATGACTTTGCCAGCGAGCGCTGGCCGGGAGTATCGCGACATCAGCAACGGCGGAGCCATCGGATGTCGGACAAAGAGCAGTTCATCGTGTGCGAGGTCATTCTGCAGGTCGAGAACGAAGGCGCACTGCGTGCAGAGGCCTGCAATGCTGCCCGCGGCCACGGCCTGCCGCTTGACCAGGCCCAGGCCTACCTCGACCCGAACAAGCAGACCCTAGCGCAGTGCGCCCTGGTGCTGTTGGCCCCGCGGCATGCACCGGGTGGCACTGACGTGGTCGGCGTGCAGTGCGAGCTGGTCGACGAACTGTTCGCGTAGTTGGGAGCGGCTAGTGTCCCGAGGGAGGCCGGCTTGTCCGGCCTTTTTCTTTTGCGCGCGTGGCTTTCCACCGGCGAACAGAAGCCCTGATGGCGCGGACTCGTTCCAGCTGCTCGGCGTTGAGTCGTCGAGCGATCCGTCGGCAGAAGACCGCCGCAGTCTCAAACCCGTTCTTGTCCAGATTGCACGCTCGGCAGGCGAGCACGATGTTGTCCACATCGTGCGTTCCACCCTTGACCAGCGGGGTCATGTGATCGCGGTGTACCTGGTCGCTCACGCCGTGCGTTGCCAGCGGATCGCCGCAGTAGTAGCAACAGGCGTTCTGCGCTTGCATCAGCGGTGCGACATGCCTCGCAGTGAAAGGATCCTCCGCGCTGCGCTCGGCGATCGCACGTTTCTTCTGGCGGATGCGTACGTTCTCCTTCCACATGCGTCGGGACATGGCCATGTGATCGGACCACGGCATCTGCAGCGCGTGGATACCGGGCTCCAGCTGGCAGTGCGCATGCGCTTCCAGCGACAGGGCGGCCCTCCCACAGGAGCGGCACGTCGAAACCCGCAAGAGGTCGTCAAGCACGGCGATGCTCAAGGCCGACGGGTCGCCGGGTGCAACGGTGAGCAGCTGGAAGTGAAGCATTCCTCGCGTGCCCATCGACTTGGGATCCATCGCATAGGCGCTCACGGGTACGCGGACGATCACAAGAACCTCTCTGGCGGGAGTGGTCAGCTCGGCCAAGTGTAGAACCAGCGCCATCTTTGCCGCGCGCCGCCCGGCCGGAGCGTAAGGGTTCGCCCCTGGGACGCGAGGATGACGGGATGAATGCGGAAAGGCTGATGGAAGTGGCGCTGCGCCAGGCGCGCAAGCACGCCGCGACCGTGCTGAGGGCTCAGGAGAACCGGATGGCGCCGGAGTGGGGGATCAACACGCCCCTGCGTCGTCTTCAGGCCATGAGCCGCGTGCTGCAGGAGCGGATTGATTCGGCGGCGGACAAGGGTCTGGCGAGCGTGGTGTTCTGGCATGGCAAGTGGCTGTGCCTTGCGGCCGCGCGCGCGTGCCTTGCGATCCTGGAGGACAGGATGGGCGAGCTGGTGCCCTTGGGAGCTGCCGCATGACGACGGCACCTCGAAAGGCGTTTGCCTTCGGGCACAACGGACGCCGCCAGGTGATCGAGCCGCGCAGCGATGAGGCCGGAGACTACTGGGTCGTTGTTGCTCGCGAGGTTGGCGACGTCCGCCTCGGCGACACGAAGACGGGAGCGAAGCGCCGGCTGATCGCCATGCTCGATGAGCGCTCTGCATGAGCCCCGGCTTGGATTCATTTGCCCTGGCCGTCTGCATCGGATGTGGCTGCCACGATCTGCGAGCTTGCTGTAACGAGGACTCGGGACAGCCGTGCGCGTGGCTCCGCCTCGACAGGACCGCAGCGGCGGGGGTCTGCAGCGAATGCTCGCACGTGGTCGCGCGTTGGGACACGGGGGAGCGGCGGCGCCAAGGCCATGGTTAGCTGGCGGCAGGCGAACGGCGAGAAAAACCCCATGGTCCAACGATGGCCTTTCGCCGCTCGGCTGGTTGGGGACCGAGCGAAAGTGGGGGAGGCGAGCGCAGTGGTTGTCGCCGATACCAATTCTTGAGCGGAGCAAAAGATGAAGAAACACACACTGGGTGCGATCTTGGCTATTAGCCTCGTCGCCAGCGGACTGGTTAGCGCCCAGGCTGCGTGGGATGGCTACGTCGAGGTGCCGGCAAAGGCTTCCGAGCCTCACCGCTGGTACACGTGCCGCAAGGGCGAGACCTTCCCGGGCAATGCGTCTTCAGGCGCGCCCAAGTGCGTCAAGGCCGGTGCGGTAGACACCTACCAGGGCGATGCAGTCCCGATGAGTCTGCAGGAGATGCTCGACGAGCACTTCCGCGCACCCGCTGGCTACAAGGCAGTCGCGGTGGGTCCCTTGCCGGTCATGGTTCCGCGCTTTGGCGTAAAGGACGGTGCCGTCTACATCGCATATCGACTTGAGCGATCAGGCTTCTGACCTTTGGGTCGGTACCGTTCGGGGCATGGGAATTCAAGAACGCCGGCGGAGGGCCGAAAAAGAGCGCGCCGCCCTCGCTTTTGGCGGCCGCGCTCATGGAGCTACAGGTGAACGGAAGAACTAACCAGGAATGCGCTGCACAGAACGCCGGCGCTCAGATATCCGACGCCGACCTCACGGGTTGCACGGAAGGCGAGCTCGAGGCAGTCGTCCGCGAGGCGAGAAGCAGGAAGCGCCAGGTACTGGCCGAGCGGCGCTCGAAGTTGCGTCAGGAGATCTTCCTGATGATCCGGCAGCAGGGCCTCTCCGCAGAAGAAGTCCTGCCTGAGATTGTTCATACCGGACGTCGCCCGCCGAAGTACCGCCATCCGACGTTGCCCCTGCTCACCTGGTCCGGCGCGGGCGAGCCGCCGCCGTGGTATCTCGACTTTCTCTCGTACGGCAACAGCAAAGAGCGATTGCTTGTCGAGCAGCCCCGGGCGCCTGAAGTCGCGACCGGAAAGATTCGAACGGTTGCGAAGCCTGAGTCTCGCCGCACCTTATTCCCCAACGTGCGCCACCTGGCGCGGAAGCTCGCGACGGTCGCAACGGACTGAACCCTCGACGCCAAAAGGTGGCCGAACTTTTTCGGCGCGACCGTGGTGCCAGCATCGGGGTGACTTGCGACTCCACTGAGGCTAACGCCATGGCCGACTCCAACCGTTCCACGACGCGGGCCCATGAAAGCGGGGATCTCCCCCAAGGCCTTTGGGCAGCTTGTCGCTGGCTCAGCGATCCCGCGATGTTCCATCTCAGCGGTCCGGATAACACCGAATGCGACGTCCACCAAGACGACCTGTCGGAGGAAGGCAGGTTCCTTAGTGTGCTGGCGCGGTTCGTCTCCGCCGGCGTCGCGCCAGTGATGCAGAAATACCAGACCCGCGTGGCGCACTGGTTGGCCAAGTGCTTCCGTCCGTCGCAGTACAACAACATGGTTGAACGCGGTGACAGGCTTCTCGAGGAGGTGCTTGAGCTGCTTCAAGCCCACGGCTACGACAGGCACCGCGTGGCGACCCTCGTGGAATACGTCTACGGGCGCCCGGTGGGCGAGCCGTCGCAGGAGATGGGTGGCGTCATGGTGACGCTTGCCGCCTTTGCCACCGTGGCGGGTCTCGACATGGATGCCGCTGGCGAGACGGAACTCGCTCGCATCACGCGGCCGGAGGTGATGGAGAAGGTGCGCATCAAGCAGGAATCCAAGAACGCGCTGCACTTCGACACGCCTTTGCCGGGACCTGGCTGCGCGCAGCCTTAGCGGCGAGCCCGCCACTGCAGTTCCGCGCGCATCTTCTCCTGCCCCTCACCGGGCACATGCTGGCGACGTAG
Proteins encoded:
- a CDS encoding H-NS histone family protein, which gives rise to MELQVNGRTNQECAAQNAGAQISDADLTGCTEGELEAVVREARSRKRQVLAERRSKLRQEIFLMIRQQGLSAEEVLPEIVHTGRRPPKYRHPTLPLLTWSGAGEPPPWYLDFLSYGNSKERLLVEQPRAPEVATGKIRTVAKPESRRTLFPNVRHLARKLATVATD
- a CDS encoding HNH endonuclease, whose protein sequence is MAELTTPAREVLVIVRVPVSAYAMDPKSMGTRGMLHFQLLTVAPGDPSALSIAVLDDLLRVSTCRSCGRAALSLEAHAHCQLEPGIHALQMPWSDHMAMSRRMWKENVRIRQKKRAIAERSAEDPFTARHVAPLMQAQNACCYYCGDPLATHGVSDQVHRDHMTPLVKGGTHDVDNIVLACRACNLDKNGFETAAVFCRRIARRLNAEQLERVRAIRASVRRWKATRAKEKGRTSRPPSGH